One Aegilops tauschii subsp. strangulata cultivar AL8/78 chromosome 7, Aet v6.0, whole genome shotgun sequence genomic window carries:
- the LOC120969396 gene encoding disease resistance protein RGA2-like produces MLIPLLDRVAVKAGDAQVAKLLRACGLGKARQKLECHLADIQCILLDADTKSRTNAAVHSWMEDLKTVAYQTDDILDDFRYEALRRHAAKIGHVSTAHKVLSYTTSNNPVILRHSMSKKMKDTVDMIDELVEKMNSFHFRQHTEAPRIDHLQTHSQVDKSQIVGRQDEKEQLVKILLGHCYNKNNSNHVMVLPIIGMGGIGKTTLAQLVHNDQRVKHHFELVLWACISEKFVIEEIVRSVIEVATMKKCDLTQMEALQKELCGVLGKKRYLLVLDDVWNEDGHKWDAMRSLLNSHAGSGSAIIVTSRSDQVASIMGTLPPHHISLLNEDQSWELFHRNAFGREAEKQDELITVAKKIVHKCKGLPLAIKTIAALLRSKHHSQWFSVLDSDVWKDDILTSAIVPALQLSYDHLSSEAKICFSFCALFPKDSPMDKDTLIQLWIANDFIASETRGQEIFDILVWRCFLQDVENQHYTKIGDYEHIHRSIICRMHDLMHDLAESVSGNDCFILQESSSCQEILHGPTNIGSLQHEVQYLSLDHVSNNTLAAMKEMLAPRARTILCVQRELQWTQASLDKGKSLIMALSKFMSLRALRTLSFETQMANLKHLRYLDLSYSGIATLPGSTTMLYNLQTLKLIGCEDLKKLPEGMRYMSSLRHIFLAGCPNLDCMPQGVGQLNSLQTLTNYIIDSDAGRGIDQLKDLNLGGSLSLTQLRKVHSAENAKQGNISAKHNLKRISLSWYGLCSRAGYEVDTNAEGILEALCPHNGLEVLQLSNYSGAKLSSWMHKSTLLEHLRELHLRSCRKCKDLPPLWQLPSLWYLNLDNLDSVTSMCVGNDDTDNGESCIPPSPIFPKLRVMIVYKMPKLERWHQVARQVSAVSFPRLKVLHISGCPSLETLPEGLLQQVSALTELDMRYCDKLKGAFSRGGAYWKLVEAIPMRTVF; encoded by the exons ATGCTGATCCCGCTGCTGGACAGAGTAGCGGTCAAGGCTGGTGACGCGCAGGTGGCCAAGCTGCTGCGGGCGTGCGGTCTGGGCAAGGCTCGCCAGAAGCTAGAGTGCCACCTCGCGGACATCCAATGTATCCTGCTGGACGCCGACACCAAGAGCCGAACCAATGCTGCTGTCCACTCGTGGATGGAGGACCTCAAGACTGTCGCCTACCAAACTGACGACATCCTCGACGACTTCCGCTACGAGGCATTGCGCCGCCATGCTGCCAAGATCGGCCACGTTTCCACCGCACACAAG GTGCTGAGCTACACCACTTCCAATAACCCGGTTATTCTCCGTCACTCCATGAGCAAGAAGATGAAGGATACAGTTGACATGATAGATGAACTGGTCGAGAAGATGAATAGTTTTCACTTCCGACAGCATACCGAGGCTCCACGCATTGATCATCTGCAAACACACTCTCAAGTCGATAAATCACAGATTGTGGGCAGACAAGATGAGAAGGAACAACTGGTGAAGATATTGCTTGGCCACTGCTACAACAAAAATAACAGCAACCATGTCATGGTGCTCCCCATAATTGGTATGGGGGGAATTGGTAAGACCACCCTTGCCCAACTTGTGCACAATGACCAGAGGGTGAAGCATCATTTCGAGTTGGTCTTATGGGCATGTATCTCCGAAAAGTTCGTTATTGAGGAAATTGTCCGATCTGTAATAGAAGTGGCCACGATGAAGAAGTGTGATTTGACTCAGATGGAGGCACTGCAGAAGGAACTTTGTGGAGTTTTGGGCAAGAAAAGGTATCTCCTAGTGTTGGACGATGTTTGGAATGAAGACGGACATAAGTGGGATGCTATGAGATCATTACTAAACTCACATGCTGGCTCAGGTAGTGCTATAATTGTGACAAGCCGCAGCGATCAAGTTGCGTCTATCATGGGCACGCTTCCTCCACATCACATATCACTTCTAAATGAGGATCAATCATGGGAGCTTTTTCACAGAAATGCATTTGGGAGGGAAGCGGAAAAGCAAGATGAATTGATTACAGTCGCAAAGAAAATTGTCCACAAGTGTAAGGGATTGCCTCTTGCTATTAAGACTATAGCAGCTTTACTTCGTTCGAAGCATCACAGTCAGTGGTTTTCTGTTTTGGATAGCGATGTCTGGAAAGATGACATCCTCACATCTGCTATTGTACCTGCACTACAACTGAGCTATGATCACTTGTCATCCGAAGCAAAAATATGTTTCTCCTTCTGTGCTCTTTTCCCCAAGGATAGCCCGATGGATAAAGACACGCTAATCCAGTTATGGATAGCCAATGACTTTATTGCATCAGAAACAAGAGGCCAAGAAATTTTTGATATACTAGTTTGGAGATGTTTCCTTCAAGATGTGGAGAATCAACACTACACTAAGATCGGTGATTATGAGCATATCCACAGATCAATTATTTGCAGGATGCATGATCTCATGCATGACCTTGCTGAATCCGTAAGTGGAAATGATTGCTTCATTCTGCAAGAATCTTCATCATGTCAAGAAATTCTGCACGGACCCACTAACATCGGTTCATTACAGCATGAGGTTCAGTATTTATCACTTGATCATGTGAGTAACAATACTCTTGCAGCAATGAAGGAAATGCTAGCTCCCCGAGCCCGCACAATATTATGTGTCCAAAGGGAGTTGCAGTGGACCCAAGCATCTCTGGATAAGGGCAAGTCTTTGATTATGGCATTGTCAAAATTCATGTCATTGCGAGCATTGAGGACACTCTCATTCGAGACACAAATGGCAAACTTGAAGCATCTTCGCTATCTAGATCTCTCATATTCTGGTATAGCTACACTGCCAGGATCCACTACCATGTTGTATAACCTGCAAACGTTGAAGCTCATTGGTTGTGAAGATCTTAAGAAATTACCAGAGGGCATGAGGTATATGAGCAGTCTTCGACACATATTTCTTGCTGGGTGTCCTAATTTGGACTGCATGCCACAAGGTGTTGGTCAGCTTAATTCTCTGCAGACATTGACGAATTATATCATTGATAGTGATGCAGGCCGTGGAATTGATCAACTGAAAGATTTGAATCTAGGTGGTAGTCTTTCTTTGACACAGCTGAGAAAAGTGCATAGTGCAGAAAATGCTAAACAAGGCAATATATCCGCTAAGCATAATTTGAAAAGAATCTCACTGAGTTGGTATGGACTCTGTAGTAGAGCTGGATATGAAGTAGATACTAATGCAGAAGGAATACTAGAGGCCCTTTGTCCTCACAATGGTCTTGAAGTTTTACAGTTGTCTAATTATAGTGGTGCTAAATTGTCATCATGGATGCACAAGTCTACACTGTTAGAACATCTGAGAGAGCTTCATTTGCGTAGCTGCAGGAAGTGCAAGGATCTTCCACCATTATGGCAGCTGCCCTCCCTCTGGTACTTGAATTTGGATAATTTGGATAGTGTGACAAGTATGTGTGTTGGTAATGATGATACAGACAATGGGGAGTCCTGCATTCCTCCATCACCCATCTTTCCTAAACTGCGAGTCATGATTGTTTACAAGATGCCTAAGCTAGAGAGATGGCACCAGGTGGCAAGACAAGTATCGGCTGTATCATTCCctcggctcaaagtgctacatatTTCTGGATGCCCAAGTTTAGAGACACTGCCGGAGGGACTCCTGCAGCAGGTCTCAGCCCTCACGGAACTAGATATGAGATATTGCGACAAGCTGAAGGGAGCCTTCTCAAGAGGTGGTGCTTACTGGAAATTGGTTGAAGCAATTCCCATGAGAACTGTTTTTTGA
- the LOC141026363 gene encoding uncharacterized protein, whose protein sequence is MTGTVLDDLPEEIVVGNILVLLPPKDVGRCRAVRASWLSATSTPEFMLNHHRHQPSLPVIELENHLGVFRGSADARPPCQLLSPFHPFVRIHAAGDGFLVVSQLVSSRFLVCNPAIHQNASLPQPEIRPSNAVLAIYRHNPTGEYRVLWSSLVEVDCGRHETTLHALTVGGRQSRNITVSSSSLQHELLEALPRDRHSAKYPPAHLCGNLHWMWMFRAQIIVFDTVAESFRLMRSATTDSHNCLHKLFDVEGKLALCSPDSCFQYMGVWMMDDYVAEIWDLEYRIDVSSMEASRPLNLASPNKKKEKENRSQN, encoded by the coding sequence ATGACGGGGACGGTGCTTGACGACCTGCCGGAGGAGATCGTCGTGGGCAACATACTCGTGCTGCTGCCGCCCAAGGACGTTGGCCGCTGCCGCGCCGTCCGGGCGTCCTGGCTCAGCGCCACCTCCACGCCCGAGTTCATGCTCAACCACCACCGCCACCAGCCGTCGCTCCCCGTCATCGAACTTGAAAACCACCTCGGCGTCTTCCGTGGTTCCGCCGACGCCAGACCACCTTGTCAACTGCTCTCACCCTTTCACCCTTTTGTTCGCATCCATGCCGCCGGCGATGGTTTCCTTGTCGTCTCCCAACTGGTGTCGTCCAGGTTCTTGGTGTGCAATCCTGCCATCCACCAGAATGCTTCCCTGCCACAGCCTGAAATCCGGCCGAGCAACGCCGTGCTCGCCATCTACCGGCACAATCCGACCGGGGAGTACAGGGTGCTCTGGTCATCCTTGGTGGAGGTGGACTGTGGCAGGCACGAAACAACGTTACATGCTCTAACAGTGGGCGGCAGGCAGTCCAGGAACATCACGGTGTCATCGTCTTCACTACAACACGAGTTACTCGAGGCCTTGCCACGAGATCGTCATTCTGCAAAATATCCGCCGGCCCACCTCTGTGGCAACCTGCATTGGATGTGGATGTTTCGTGCCCAGATTATTGTTTTCGACACCGTTGCCGAGTCATTCCGGTTGATGCGCAGTGCGACAACAGATTCACACAATTGTTTGCACAAGTTGTTTGACGTGGAAGGGAAGCTCGCATTGTGCAGCCCTGATAGCTGCTTCCAATATATGGGTGTCTGGATGATGGATGACTATGTGGCCGAAATTTGGGACCTCGAGTACAGGATCGACGTGTCATCAATGGAGGCATCACGACCACTTAATTTAGCTTccccaaataaaaaaaaagaaaaggaaaaccgAAGCCAGAATTGA